The following proteins come from a genomic window of Nicotiana tomentosiformis chromosome 12, ASM39032v3, whole genome shotgun sequence:
- the LOC104117785 gene encoding probable magnesium transporter NIPA2 isoform X2: MRGISDNVHGVILAISSSIFIGSSFIIKKKGLKKASATGTRAGSGGHSYLLEPMWWAGMLTMIIGEGANFAAYAYAPAILVTPLGALSIIVSAVLAHFILKERLHIFGIVGCVLCLVGSVSIVLHAPLERKIESVMDVWYLATEPGFIIYTCVVVVLVLVLIFRFVPRYGQKYMVIYIGICSLTGSLTVMGVKAVGIALKLSFEGKNQFKYFQTWLFTVFVTIFCLLQLNYLNKALDTFNTAVVSPVYYVMFTTLTILASMIMFKDWDHQNATQIITELCGFVTILSGTFLLHKTKDMGNSPTTSIILLPKTTKDTESKPTGETPKLTVEV; this comes from the exons atgagagGAATATCTGATAATGTTCATGGAGTTATATTAGCTATATCATCAAGTATTTTTATTGGATCAAGTTTTATTATTAAGAAGAAAGGCCTTAAAAAGGCTAGTGCAACAGGAACAAGGGCAG GTTCAGGAGGCCACTCTTATCTGTTGGAACCAATGTGGTGGGCTGGGATGTTAACTA TGATAATTGGAGAAGGAGCTAACTTTGCTGCTTATGCATATGCCCCGGCAATTCTTGTAACTCCTCTAGGGGCTTTAAGTATAATCGTGAG TGCAGTGTTAGCTCATTTTATTTTAAAGGAGAGATTGCACATATTTGGTATTGTTGGTTGTGTCCTCTGCTTGGTTGGCTCTGTTAGTATTGTGTTACATGCTCCACTCGAAAGGAAAATCGAATCTGTCATGGATGTTTGGTACCTAGCAACCGAGCCAG GATTCATTATATACACATGCGTAGTCGTGGTGCTGGTACTCGTCCTTATTTTCCGGTTTGTGCCTCGTTATGGGCAGAAGTATATGGTCATTTACATCGGAATCTGTTCTCTCACGGGGTCTCTCACG GTTATGGGTGTGAAAGCAGTTGGAATCGCGCTTAAGCTTTCATTTGAAGGAAAGAATCAGTTCAAGTATTTCCAAACATGGTTATTTACTGTGTTTGTTACAATCTTTTGCCTTTTACAGCTGAACTATTTGAACAAG GCACTTGACACATTCAATACAGCAGTGGTTTCTCCTGTATATTATGTCATGTTTACAACACTAACCATTCTTGCCAGCATGATAATGTTTAAG GACTGGGATCATCAGAATGCAACACAGATAATAACAGAATTATGTGGCTTTGTAACTATCCTCTCTGGTACTTTTCTCCTTCACAAGACCAAAGACATGGGAAATAGTCCAACAACAAGCATTATTCTCCTTCCAAAAACAACCAAGGACACAGAAAGTAAGCCAACAGGCGAAACCCCGAAACTTACGGTTGAGGTATGA
- the LOC104117784 gene encoding RPM1-interacting protein 4-like isoform X2: MAKHSQVPKFGNWENDEDVAYTAYFENASKGKKGSKMNPNDSQDPEAEVKGQNGRDAVRSKDERFSRRDDVEPRKSIDSPLHPDTMGQKAPTYSSPQRYGVKSVGNKSESETMKGAEIPTARHERRPSREEYLRRPTDSPMRNENTGRRTPMESPHHRYGGLSGGATPKRVSQQSVGPDRSIEHSPLHPHSQGRVGSKGGAFSSPSWERKVSSEGNQGLAPSTPGRSRLRSVTKGDDMSDDSPAVPKFGDWDESDPASAEGYSQIFDKVREEKQTGAAKVPGTSTDTSYSNSQKRYGNDSAKGCLCFPWGRS; encoded by the exons AAGCACTCACAAGTACCAAAATTTGGCAACTGGGAGAACGACGAAGATGTTGCCTATACTGCCTATTTTGAGAATGCTAGTAAGGGTAAGAAAGGCAGTAAAATGAATCCAAATGATTCTCAGGATCCTGAGGCAGAAGTAAAAGGTCAAAATGGAAGAGATGCAGTACGATCAAAAGATGAGCGTTTTTCCAGGAGAGATGATGTAGAACCGCGGAAATCAATTGACTCCCCATTGCACCCAGACACTATGGGTCAAAAAGCTCCAACTTACTCATCTCCACAACGATATGGTGTGAAATCTGTAGGCAACAAGTCAGAATCAGAAACAATGAAGGGTGCGGAAATCCCAACAGCAAGGCATGAACGTCGGCCAAGTAGAGAAGAGTATCTGAGGAGACCTACTGATTCCCCAATGCGCAATGAGAACACGGGGAGAAGAACTCCTATGGAATCACCTCATCATCGCTATGGCGGCTTAAGTGGTGGTGCTACACCTAAGCGGGTCTCTCAGCAAAGTGTGGGACCTGATCGCAGTATTGAGCACTCTCCGCTGCATCCACATTCCCAGGGAAGGGTTGGAAGCAAAGGTGGCGCATTTTCCTCTCCGTCGTGGGAAAGAAAGGTTTCATCTGAAGGTAATCAAGGTCTGGCTCCCTCTACACCTGGAAGATCCCGCTTGAGATCAGTTACGAAAGGTGATGACATG TCTGATGACAGCCCTGCTGTTCCTAAATTTGGTGACTGGGATGAGAGTGATCCTGCATCAGCAGAAGGTTACTCACAAATATTTGACAAAGTGCGAGAGGAGAAGCAGACTGGTGCAGCAAAAGTACCTGGCACATCAACTGATACATCTTATTCCAACAGTCAGAAGCGATACGGAAATGACAGTGCAAAG GGATGTTTGTGCTTTCCGTGGGGTCGGAGTTGA
- the LOC104117784 gene encoding RPM1-interacting protein 4-like isoform X1 — translation MNVVCIFLQKHSQVPKFGNWENDEDVAYTAYFENASKGKKGSKMNPNDSQDPEAEVKGQNGRDAVRSKDERFSRRDDVEPRKSIDSPLHPDTMGQKAPTYSSPQRYGVKSVGNKSESETMKGAEIPTARHERRPSREEYLRRPTDSPMRNENTGRRTPMESPHHRYGGLSGGATPKRVSQQSVGPDRSIEHSPLHPHSQGRVGSKGGAFSSPSWERKVSSEGNQGLAPSTPGRSRLRSVTKGDDMSDDSPAVPKFGDWDESDPASAEGYSQIFDKVREEKQTGAAKVPGTSTDTSYSNSQKRYGNDSAKGCLCFPWGRS, via the exons ATGAATGTGGTTTGCATATTCTTGCAGAAGCACTCACAAGTACCAAAATTTGGCAACTGGGAGAACGACGAAGATGTTGCCTATACTGCCTATTTTGAGAATGCTAGTAAGGGTAAGAAAGGCAGTAAAATGAATCCAAATGATTCTCAGGATCCTGAGGCAGAAGTAAAAGGTCAAAATGGAAGAGATGCAGTACGATCAAAAGATGAGCGTTTTTCCAGGAGAGATGATGTAGAACCGCGGAAATCAATTGACTCCCCATTGCACCCAGACACTATGGGTCAAAAAGCTCCAACTTACTCATCTCCACAACGATATGGTGTGAAATCTGTAGGCAACAAGTCAGAATCAGAAACAATGAAGGGTGCGGAAATCCCAACAGCAAGGCATGAACGTCGGCCAAGTAGAGAAGAGTATCTGAGGAGACCTACTGATTCCCCAATGCGCAATGAGAACACGGGGAGAAGAACTCCTATGGAATCACCTCATCATCGCTATGGCGGCTTAAGTGGTGGTGCTACACCTAAGCGGGTCTCTCAGCAAAGTGTGGGACCTGATCGCAGTATTGAGCACTCTCCGCTGCATCCACATTCCCAGGGAAGGGTTGGAAGCAAAGGTGGCGCATTTTCCTCTCCGTCGTGGGAAAGAAAGGTTTCATCTGAAGGTAATCAAGGTCTGGCTCCCTCTACACCTGGAAGATCCCGCTTGAGATCAGTTACGAAAGGTGATGACATG TCTGATGACAGCCCTGCTGTTCCTAAATTTGGTGACTGGGATGAGAGTGATCCTGCATCAGCAGAAGGTTACTCACAAATATTTGACAAAGTGCGAGAGGAGAAGCAGACTGGTGCAGCAAAAGTACCTGGCACATCAACTGATACATCTTATTCCAACAGTCAGAAGCGATACGGAAATGACAGTGCAAAG GGATGTTTGTGCTTTCCGTGGGGTCGGAGTTGA
- the LOC104117785 gene encoding probable magnesium transporter NIPA1 isoform X1: MRGISDNVHGVILAISSSIFIGSSFIIKKKGLKKASATGTRAGSGGHSYLLEPMWWAGMLTSKRHNSNLNVLIIGEGANFAAYAYAPAILVTPLGALSIIVSAVLAHFILKERLHIFGIVGCVLCLVGSVSIVLHAPLERKIESVMDVWYLATEPGFIIYTCVVVVLVLVLIFRFVPRYGQKYMVIYIGICSLTGSLTVMGVKAVGIALKLSFEGKNQFKYFQTWLFTVFVTIFCLLQLNYLNKALDTFNTAVVSPVYYVMFTTLTILASMIMFKDWDHQNATQIITELCGFVTILSGTFLLHKTKDMGNSPTTSIILLPKTTKDTESKPTGETPKLTVEV, from the exons atgagagGAATATCTGATAATGTTCATGGAGTTATATTAGCTATATCATCAAGTATTTTTATTGGATCAAGTTTTATTATTAAGAAGAAAGGCCTTAAAAAGGCTAGTGCAACAGGAACAAGGGCAG GTTCAGGAGGCCACTCTTATCTGTTGGAACCAATGTGGTGGGCTGGGATGTTAACTAGTAAGAGACATAACTCAAACTTAAATGTAT TGATAATTGGAGAAGGAGCTAACTTTGCTGCTTATGCATATGCCCCGGCAATTCTTGTAACTCCTCTAGGGGCTTTAAGTATAATCGTGAG TGCAGTGTTAGCTCATTTTATTTTAAAGGAGAGATTGCACATATTTGGTATTGTTGGTTGTGTCCTCTGCTTGGTTGGCTCTGTTAGTATTGTGTTACATGCTCCACTCGAAAGGAAAATCGAATCTGTCATGGATGTTTGGTACCTAGCAACCGAGCCAG GATTCATTATATACACATGCGTAGTCGTGGTGCTGGTACTCGTCCTTATTTTCCGGTTTGTGCCTCGTTATGGGCAGAAGTATATGGTCATTTACATCGGAATCTGTTCTCTCACGGGGTCTCTCACG GTTATGGGTGTGAAAGCAGTTGGAATCGCGCTTAAGCTTTCATTTGAAGGAAAGAATCAGTTCAAGTATTTCCAAACATGGTTATTTACTGTGTTTGTTACAATCTTTTGCCTTTTACAGCTGAACTATTTGAACAAG GCACTTGACACATTCAATACAGCAGTGGTTTCTCCTGTATATTATGTCATGTTTACAACACTAACCATTCTTGCCAGCATGATAATGTTTAAG GACTGGGATCATCAGAATGCAACACAGATAATAACAGAATTATGTGGCTTTGTAACTATCCTCTCTGGTACTTTTCTCCTTCACAAGACCAAAGACATGGGAAATAGTCCAACAACAAGCATTATTCTCCTTCCAAAAACAACCAAGGACACAGAAAGTAAGCCAACAGGCGAAACCCCGAAACTTACGGTTGAGGTATGA